A stretch of Arthrobacter sunyaminii DNA encodes these proteins:
- a CDS encoding sensor histidine kinase, whose amino-acid sequence MRKWSLASRLLIGQLAFLVCLSAGLSLALFHQTEQHSFEESAETMLAVAGTVAADPYVLEAVTAETPDRTLQPYARAVMSAAHIDFLTIMAPDRTRYTHRNDDEIGKPYVGSVEHALAGQSFTEIYTGTLGPSVRAIVPVFGAEGDVKALVAAGITVDRVAIARNAELPAVFLISLGALACGTLASYLLSRYLRRTTRDRRPDELLSMFAFHDSALHSLREGLVLLNNDGELVLYNDRAAELLGLPADGGSRPTGPRELGLPGPLADLLCEGRTAEDEFHFASDRILVVNQSPVMTPKSANSRIRLIGAAGSRTAARDPRRARIGTVTTLRDHTDIAAMTGELQSMHTLTEALQAQAHEHANRLHTLVSLIELNRPADALEFATRDLEQSQQLADDVVASVGEPALAALLTGKAAQARERGIGLQIDLKDAPPGRAAALDLDPGDLVTIVGNLIDNAFDAVADTPEPMVTARFAVVEDGGGRPVFEFGVRDNGPGIPEPSTEQIFHQGFSTKDPKALLPSGTGGTGRGIGLPLVRQAVLRLGGSLHLDPGGQPGRGARFTVLIPLSASLPLTLSGAPQ is encoded by the coding sequence TTGCGGAAATGGAGCCTGGCCAGCCGGCTGCTTATAGGACAGCTGGCGTTTCTTGTGTGCCTGTCAGCAGGGCTGTCCCTGGCGCTCTTTCATCAAACTGAACAGCACAGCTTCGAAGAGTCCGCAGAGACGATGCTGGCGGTGGCCGGAACCGTTGCGGCCGATCCCTATGTCCTGGAAGCGGTGACCGCCGAAACGCCGGACAGGACTTTGCAGCCCTATGCCCGTGCCGTCATGAGTGCTGCTCATATCGATTTCCTCACCATCATGGCTCCGGACAGGACCCGGTACACGCACCGTAACGACGACGAGATCGGCAAACCGTATGTGGGATCGGTGGAGCATGCCCTCGCCGGCCAGTCCTTCACCGAAATCTATACCGGCACGCTGGGGCCGTCAGTCCGCGCCATCGTTCCCGTCTTCGGCGCGGAGGGGGACGTCAAGGCGCTGGTGGCCGCCGGCATTACCGTTGACCGCGTTGCCATAGCGCGCAACGCCGAGCTGCCTGCCGTGTTCCTCATCTCCCTGGGCGCCCTCGCGTGCGGAACGCTCGCCTCGTACCTGTTATCCCGGTACCTTCGCCGCACCACCCGGGACCGGCGGCCGGATGAACTCCTGAGCATGTTCGCGTTCCATGATTCCGCCCTGCATTCCCTGCGTGAAGGTCTGGTGCTGCTCAACAATGACGGCGAACTGGTGCTCTACAACGACCGGGCTGCAGAACTGCTGGGACTCCCGGCCGACGGCGGCAGCCGGCCCACGGGTCCCCGCGAGTTGGGCCTGCCGGGACCGCTGGCCGATCTGCTCTGCGAAGGCCGGACAGCAGAAGATGAATTCCACTTCGCCAGCGACCGCATCCTGGTCGTGAACCAGTCGCCGGTCATGACCCCAAAATCCGCGAACAGCCGCATCCGGCTCATCGGCGCCGCCGGCAGCCGGACAGCAGCACGGGACCCGCGCAGGGCACGCATCGGAACCGTAACCACCCTGCGGGACCACACCGACATAGCCGCAATGACCGGAGAACTGCAGTCCATGCACACCCTGACCGAAGCGCTCCAGGCTCAGGCGCACGAGCACGCCAACCGTCTGCACACGCTGGTCTCCCTGATTGAGCTCAATCGTCCCGCTGATGCACTCGAATTCGCCACCCGCGATCTGGAGCAGTCCCAGCAGCTGGCCGACGACGTCGTCGCCTCCGTGGGCGAGCCCGCACTGGCGGCACTGCTCACCGGCAAGGCCGCCCAGGCCCGCGAGCGCGGCATCGGCCTGCAGATCGACCTCAAAGACGCACCCCCCGGGAGAGCCGCTGCCCTGGACCTGGATCCGGGAGATCTGGTCACCATAGTGGGCAACCTGATCGACAATGCTTTTGACGCCGTGGCCGACACCCCGGAGCCGATGGTGACCGCGCGGTTTGCGGTGGTTGAGGACGGCGGCGGCAGGCCCGTTTTTGAGTTTGGCGTGCGGGACAACGGACCCGGCATTCCGGAGCCGTCCACCGAGCAGATCTTTCATCAGGGCTTCAGCACCAAGGATCCCAAGGCACTGCTTCCCTCCGGTACCGGAGGCACCGGCCGGGGCATTGGACTTCCCCTGGTCCGCCAGGCAGTGCTGCGCCTGGGCGGCTCACTGCATCTTGATCCGGGTGGGCAACCGGGCCGCGGTGCACGTTTCACTGTGCTGATTCCCCTGTCTGCCTCCCTCCCCCTGACTCTCAGTGGGGCTCCCCAGTGA
- a CDS encoding cation:dicarboxylate symporter family transporter: MASATIPRGAGSPKSPRKKDRTHFLYIAVILAVVLGATLGLVQPEFAKELKPVGTAFIGLIKMMIAPVIFCTIVLGIGSIAKAATVGKVGGLALGYFIVMSTFALAIGLVVGNLIHPGEGLNIAAGAENAPKVAEDAEGMAGFILSIIPTTLLSSLTGESILQTLFVALLVGFALQKMGSTGAPILTLIGQIQKLVFRILGMIMWLAPIGAFGAIAAVVGETGVEAIKSMAVLMIAFYITCALFIAVILGGVLKLCTGVNIFKLMRYLGREYLLIFSTSSSEVALPRLIAKMEHLGISKPVVGVTVPTGYSFNLDGTAIYLTMSALFVASAMNMPLELGEQISLLVFMIIASKGAAGVTGAGLATLAGGLQSHRPDLVEGVGLIVGIDRFMSEARALTNFTGNAVATVLIGTWTKEIDKEQVNAVLNRERPFDESTMDDAHEEPQVPEPELETTAAR; the protein is encoded by the coding sequence ATGGCATCTGCCACTATTCCCCGCGGCGCCGGCTCACCGAAGAGCCCGCGCAAGAAGGACAGAACACACTTTTTGTACATTGCCGTAATTCTTGCGGTGGTTCTCGGTGCCACTTTGGGGCTTGTGCAGCCTGAATTCGCCAAGGAGCTGAAGCCGGTTGGTACCGCCTTCATCGGCCTGATCAAGATGATGATCGCACCGGTCATCTTCTGCACAATTGTCCTCGGCATCGGCTCGATCGCCAAAGCAGCCACGGTCGGCAAAGTCGGCGGCCTGGCTCTGGGCTATTTCATTGTCATGTCCACCTTCGCGCTGGCCATCGGTCTTGTGGTTGGAAACCTGATCCACCCGGGCGAGGGCCTGAACATTGCCGCAGGTGCCGAAAATGCACCGAAGGTTGCTGAAGACGCAGAAGGCATGGCGGGCTTCATCCTGAGCATCATCCCCACCACGCTGCTGTCCTCGCTGACCGGTGAGAGCATTCTGCAGACCCTGTTCGTTGCCCTGCTTGTCGGGTTCGCCCTGCAGAAGATGGGTTCCACCGGAGCCCCGATCCTCACCCTGATCGGACAGATCCAGAAACTGGTCTTCCGCATCCTGGGCATGATCATGTGGCTCGCACCCATCGGCGCCTTCGGTGCCATTGCCGCCGTCGTTGGCGAAACCGGCGTTGAAGCCATCAAGAGCATGGCGGTGCTGATGATCGCCTTCTACATCACCTGTGCCCTGTTCATTGCCGTGATCCTGGGCGGCGTGCTGAAGCTCTGCACCGGCGTGAACATCTTCAAGCTCATGCGCTACCTGGGGCGGGAATACCTGCTCATCTTCTCCACCTCATCCTCCGAGGTGGCGCTGCCCCGCCTGATCGCCAAGATGGAGCACCTCGGCATTTCCAAGCCGGTGGTCGGCGTGACCGTACCCACCGGTTACTCGTTCAACCTGGACGGCACTGCCATCTACCTCACCATGTCCGCCCTGTTCGTGGCCTCTGCGATGAATATGCCGCTGGAACTGGGTGAGCAGATTTCCCTGCTGGTCTTCATGATCATTGCTTCCAAGGGTGCTGCCGGTGTCACCGGCGCCGGCCTGGCCACACTGGCCGGCGGCCTGCAGTCTCACCGCCCCGACCTGGTGGAGGGCGTGGGCCTGATCGTCGGCATCGACCGCTTCATGTCCGAAGCACGCGCGCTGACCAACTTCACCGGCAACGCAGTCGCCACGGTCCTGATCGGTACCTGGACCAAGGAAATCGACAAAGAGCAGGTCAATGCGGTGCTGAACCGCGAACGTCCGTTCGATGAATCAACCATGGACGACGCCCATGAGGAGCCGCAGGTTCCGGAACCCGAGCTGGAAACCACGGCAGCCCGCTAA
- a CDS encoding AAA family ATPase — translation MSSDQSSTTLQDATQDAAESVMGPTGRPLTEFPEPPVLTSHGPARIIAMVNQKGGVGKTTSTINLGAALAEAGRKVLLVDFDPQGALSAGLGTNPHELDLTVYNVLMDRKVDIREAIHETGIENIDLLPANIDLSAAEVQLVNEVAREQVLERALRKVSDDYDVILIDCQPSLGLLTVNALTAAHGVIIPLICEFFALRAVALLVETIEKVQDRLNPGLQIDGVLATMYDARTLHSREVISRLVEAFGDKVFETVIKRTIKFADATVAAEPITSYAGTHPGADSYRRLAKELISRGGAP, via the coding sequence GTGAGCAGCGATCAGAGTTCAACAACTCTGCAGGACGCAACACAGGACGCAGCCGAGTCCGTGATGGGGCCGACAGGCCGCCCGCTGACGGAATTCCCTGAACCTCCGGTGCTCACTTCCCACGGACCAGCCCGGATCATCGCGATGGTGAACCAAAAGGGCGGCGTGGGTAAGACCACGTCCACCATCAACCTGGGTGCCGCGCTGGCGGAAGCCGGCCGCAAGGTCCTGCTGGTGGACTTCGATCCGCAGGGTGCTCTGTCTGCCGGGCTCGGCACCAACCCGCACGAGCTGGACCTCACCGTCTACAACGTTCTGATGGACCGCAAGGTGGACATCCGCGAGGCCATCCATGAGACCGGCATCGAGAACATTGACCTGCTGCCCGCCAACATCGACCTGTCTGCCGCCGAAGTGCAGCTGGTGAACGAAGTGGCCCGCGAGCAGGTCCTGGAGCGGGCACTGCGCAAGGTTTCGGACGACTACGACGTCATCCTCATCGACTGCCAGCCCTCCCTGGGACTGCTGACCGTCAACGCGCTGACCGCCGCACACGGCGTCATCATCCCGCTGATCTGTGAATTCTTCGCCCTCCGCGCCGTCGCACTGCTCGTGGAAACCATCGAGAAGGTCCAGGACCGGCTGAACCCGGGACTGCAGATCGACGGCGTGCTGGCCACCATGTACGACGCACGGACCCTCCACAGCCGCGAAGTTATCTCCCGGCTGGTGGAGGCCTTCGGCGACAAAGTCTTCGAGACCGTCATCAAGCGGACCATCAAGTTTGCCGATGCCACCGTGGCCGCAGAGCCGATCACCAGCTACGCAGGCACGCACCCCGGTGCCGACTCCTACCGCCGCCTCGCCAAGGAACTGATTTCCCGCGGCGGCGCCCCCTAA
- a CDS encoding segregation and condensation protein A produces MGAGTVDSAAKESESPPVRGFRVRLENFTGPFDVLLSLISKHELDITEVALADVTDDFIGYIRALGNAEQAWALDEASEFLVIAATLLDLKAARLLPAGDVEDAEDVALLEARDLLFARLLQYRAFKEIAGILDARLQDEAERFPRRATLEPQFAAMLPELIWRTGPQDFAALAAKALTPRAAKPTAVGLTHLHAPKVSVREQADIIARRLMAAGKLTFAALVDDAGSSVAVARFLALLELFRDGAVTFEQPDPLGELSISWSAAPGAWPAVRDAGRGGSIKNTDIHDISLEENAAGPVGAA; encoded by the coding sequence ATGGGAGCAGGCACTGTGGATTCCGCGGCCAAGGAATCCGAATCCCCGCCCGTCCGCGGCTTCCGGGTCCGGCTGGAGAATTTCACCGGCCCCTTCGACGTACTCCTGAGCCTTATTTCCAAGCACGAACTGGACATCACCGAGGTTGCCCTCGCCGATGTCACCGATGACTTCATTGGCTACATCAGGGCTCTGGGCAACGCTGAGCAGGCGTGGGCACTGGATGAAGCCAGTGAATTCCTGGTGATTGCCGCCACCCTGCTGGATCTGAAGGCGGCCCGCCTGCTGCCGGCCGGAGACGTTGAGGATGCCGAAGACGTGGCCCTGCTGGAGGCACGGGACCTGCTTTTCGCCCGGCTCCTGCAGTACCGCGCCTTCAAGGAAATTGCAGGCATCCTGGATGCCCGTCTGCAGGACGAAGCTGAGCGTTTTCCGCGCCGGGCAACCCTCGAACCGCAGTTTGCGGCCATGCTTCCGGAACTGATCTGGCGGACCGGCCCGCAGGACTTCGCCGCTCTGGCCGCCAAAGCCCTTACCCCGCGGGCGGCCAAACCCACCGCTGTGGGGCTGACCCACCTGCACGCCCCCAAGGTCAGCGTGCGCGAGCAGGCGGACATTATTGCCCGCCGGCTCATGGCGGCGGGCAAACTGACGTTTGCGGCGCTGGTGGACGACGCCGGCAGCTCCGTGGCGGTAGCCCGGTTCCTGGCGCTGCTGGAATTGTTCCGGGACGGCGCTGTTACCTTCGAGCAGCCGGATCCGCTGGGTGAACTATCGATCAGCTGGTCGGCGGCCCCCGGAGCCTGGCCGGCTGTTAGGGACGCAGGCAGGGGCGGATCTATCAAGAACACTGACATTCATGACATCTCTTTGGAGGAAAATGCCGCAGGACCCGTTGGCGCAGCCTGA
- the scpB gene encoding SMC-Scp complex subunit ScpB yields the protein MPQDPLAQPDSADSAPEPADLRAAVEAVLMVVDEPVTPAELAEVLGVPVPAVQDILTELQREYDGYTGGGPGGTVRSFTSIRGFELRDVAGGWRIYSRAEFAPVVSKFVLGGQSARLTQAALETLAVIAYRQPVSRARVSAIRGVNVDSVVRTLVQRGLIDDAGVEPETGSMMYRTTPYFLERLGLGDLNELPRLAPHLPGLENLAEFEDTTY from the coding sequence ATGCCGCAGGACCCGTTGGCGCAGCCTGACTCCGCTGACTCTGCCCCGGAACCCGCCGACCTCCGCGCAGCGGTCGAAGCGGTCCTGATGGTGGTGGATGAACCGGTCACCCCCGCAGAGCTCGCCGAGGTGCTGGGTGTCCCGGTGCCGGCGGTGCAGGACATCCTCACGGAACTGCAGCGCGAGTATGACGGTTATACTGGGGGAGGACCCGGTGGCACAGTACGTAGTTTTACTTCAATACGAGGTTTTGAACTGCGGGATGTGGCCGGCGGCTGGCGGATCTACTCCCGCGCCGAGTTTGCACCCGTGGTCTCGAAGTTCGTCCTGGGCGGCCAGAGTGCTCGTCTGACTCAGGCTGCACTGGAAACCCTGGCAGTGATTGCCTACCGGCAACCTGTCTCCAGGGCGCGGGTATCTGCCATCCGGGGTGTCAACGTGGACTCCGTTGTACGGACCCTGGTCCAGCGCGGACTCATCGACGATGCCGGAGTGGAACCCGAGACCGGCTCAATGATGTACCGGACCACGCCGTACTTCCTGGAACGGCTCGGACTTGGCGACCTCAACGAACTTCCGCGGCTAGCACCGCACCTGCCCGGGCTGGAAAACCTGGCTGAATTTGAAGACACTACTTACTAA
- a CDS encoding pseudouridine synthase, with amino-acid sequence MTQAPRSGSGRNNPRGGGGAAGGKSFGKGSKPAGSRTGGRAAAKRDPGMSAGEFRANGYRPREESAESRPEKFRSAASRAFDGKGAGAPKGSGASKPGAGQFKPEGYKAGASKSAKPYGTKGGASRTGGPQAGQRKSGDRAFRNERFGQNLGVVKRTTTRRPAKPVISDHHDPEGIRLQKVMAQAGVASRRVCEDMIREGRVEVDGEVVTEVGVRVDPAQVAIHVDGMRLQLDEHLKYYVFNKPSGVVCTMDDPEGRPCISDFLKSTNKHERLFHVGRLDTNTEGLLLLTNDGELANRLTHPSYEVPKTYLVQVRGPMAHGVGAQMREGLDLEDGFAQVDSFKLVDSTPGHLLVEVVLHSGRNRIVRRMFEAVGHPVERLVRTQVGPIRVGDQRQGSIRVLGRTEVGHLLASVGL; translated from the coding sequence ATGACACAGGCACCCCGCTCCGGATCAGGCCGTAACAACCCGCGAGGCGGCGGCGGAGCTGCCGGCGGCAAATCCTTCGGCAAGGGCTCCAAGCCTGCCGGCTCCCGCACCGGCGGCCGTGCCGCCGCCAAGCGCGACCCCGGCATGAGCGCCGGCGAATTCCGCGCCAACGGCTACCGCCCCCGCGAGGAGTCCGCTGAAAGCCGCCCCGAAAAGTTCCGGTCAGCAGCCTCACGCGCCTTTGACGGCAAGGGTGCAGGTGCCCCCAAGGGCTCAGGCGCCTCCAAGCCCGGTGCCGGCCAGTTCAAACCCGAAGGCTACAAGGCCGGGGCATCAAAGTCGGCCAAGCCCTACGGCACCAAGGGCGGCGCCTCCCGCACCGGCGGCCCGCAGGCAGGCCAGCGCAAGAGCGGAGACCGCGCGTTCCGCAACGAGCGTTTCGGGCAGAACCTCGGTGTGGTCAAGCGCACCACCACCCGCCGCCCGGCCAAGCCCGTCATCTCCGACCACCACGATCCCGAGGGCATCCGCCTGCAGAAGGTCATGGCCCAGGCAGGCGTGGCTTCGCGCCGTGTCTGTGAGGACATGATCCGTGAAGGCCGCGTGGAGGTCGACGGCGAAGTTGTCACCGAGGTTGGCGTCCGCGTTGATCCCGCACAGGTGGCCATCCACGTGGACGGCATGCGGTTGCAGCTGGACGAGCACCTGAAGTACTACGTCTTCAACAAGCCCAGCGGCGTGGTCTGCACCATGGACGACCCCGAGGGCCGCCCGTGCATCAGCGACTTCCTCAAGAGCACCAACAAGCACGAACGCCTGTTCCATGTGGGCCGCCTGGACACCAACACCGAGGGCCTGCTGCTGCTGACGAACGACGGCGAACTCGCCAACCGACTCACCCACCCGTCCTATGAAGTGCCCAAGACCTACCTGGTCCAGGTCCGCGGGCCGATGGCCCACGGTGTCGGCGCCCAGATGCGCGAAGGCCTGGACCTCGAGGACGGCTTCGCCCAGGTGGACTCCTTCAAGCTGGTTGACTCCACACCGGGCCACCTCCTCGTCGAGGTTGTCCTGCACTCGGGCCGCAACCGCATTGTCCGCCGCATGTTTGAGGCCGTCGGACACCCGGTCGAGCGCCTGGTCCGCACCCAGGTTGGTCCGATCCGCGTGGGCGACCAGCGCCAGGGCAGCATCCGCGTGCTCGGCCGCACGGAAGTTGGCCACCTGCTCGCCTCTGTAGGCCTCTAG
- a CDS encoding prephenate dehydrogenase has product MGAAQGSATHLSGPVLVIGTGLLGTSIGLGLRGQGIDVALSDISPSTAAVARDIGAGRLLETVEEGFAPELVVVAAPPDVTAALAVQALKDWPDAVVVDIASVKGAVLADLRASGADLTRYVGTHPMAGREKSGPVAALGELFTSMPWVICASPESSPQAIKCAEALAIDLGAVVSRMSAADHDQSVALISHLPQVMSSLVASRLQDTPAQAMALAGNGLRDVTRIAASDPKLWVQILSGNAPRLVEILYGVREDLNRLISTLEDPVADGARLDMAQLISEGNTGQARIPGKHGAPPQSFVSFTVLVDDTPGQIARLLTEIGEIGVNLEDLRLEHSSGQQVGRAEISVLPSRVHSLVNELSARGWKVVQ; this is encoded by the coding sequence GTGGGCGCGGCACAGGGATCAGCCACGCACCTGTCCGGTCCCGTCCTGGTGATTGGAACCGGCCTGCTCGGGACCAGCATCGGGCTGGGCCTGCGCGGGCAGGGCATCGACGTTGCGTTGTCCGATATTTCGCCGTCGACAGCGGCCGTGGCACGGGACATCGGTGCCGGCCGGCTGCTGGAGACGGTGGAAGAAGGCTTCGCCCCTGAGCTGGTTGTGGTCGCCGCGCCGCCGGACGTCACTGCAGCGCTTGCCGTGCAGGCGCTGAAGGACTGGCCCGACGCCGTCGTCGTCGACATTGCCAGCGTCAAGGGTGCAGTGCTGGCGGATCTGCGCGCCTCCGGCGCGGACCTGACCCGCTACGTGGGCACCCATCCGATGGCGGGCCGGGAGAAGTCCGGGCCCGTTGCCGCCCTGGGGGAGCTGTTCACCTCCATGCCGTGGGTCATCTGCGCGTCGCCGGAAAGCTCTCCGCAGGCGATCAAGTGCGCCGAGGCCCTCGCGATCGATCTCGGCGCCGTGGTCTCACGGATGAGTGCCGCGGACCATGACCAGTCCGTGGCGCTGATTTCGCACCTGCCGCAGGTCATGTCCTCCCTGGTGGCCAGCCGGCTGCAGGACACGCCGGCACAGGCCATGGCACTGGCCGGCAACGGCCTGCGGGACGTGACCCGGATTGCCGCCAGCGATCCCAAGCTGTGGGTGCAGATCCTTTCCGGCAACGCTCCCCGGCTGGTGGAAATTCTCTACGGCGTCCGCGAAGATTTGAACCGGCTCATCTCCACGCTGGAGGATCCGGTGGCGGACGGCGCCCGCCTGGACATGGCGCAGCTGATCTCGGAGGGTAACACCGGGCAGGCCCGGATTCCGGGCAAGCACGGTGCTCCGCCGCAGTCCTTCGTGTCCTTCACCGTCCTGGTGGATGACACGCCGGGACAGATTGCCCGGCTGCTGACCGAGATCGGCGAAATTGGCGTGAACCTGGAAGACCTGCGGCTGGAGCATTCCTCCGGCCAGCAGGTGGGACGGGCGGAGATTTCCGTCCTGCCCAGCCGGGTGCACAGCCTGGTAAATGAACTAAGCGCCCGCGGGTGGAAGGTAGTGCAGTGA
- the cmk gene encoding (d)CMP kinase, translated as MTVERNPAEFRLGKPLVVAIDGPSGSGKSSISREAARRLRAAYLDTGAMYRAVTLYCMEAGIDLEDAAAVEAAARAADIELSTSPDAEFVRVSGRDVTDAIREPIVSSSVSAVATTLGARAELVRRQQQLIKDSGLRIVAEGRDITTVVAPLAEVRILLTASEEARLRRRGVQLGGTQSAAQLKEQVITRDAKDSTVVNFQQAADGVVTIDSSDLDFEETVQAVLDVVYASTH; from the coding sequence GTGACTGTAGAACGCAATCCGGCAGAGTTCCGGCTGGGAAAACCGCTCGTGGTGGCCATCGACGGCCCGTCCGGATCAGGAAAATCCAGCATCAGCCGTGAAGCGGCCCGCCGGCTTCGCGCCGCCTACTTGGACACCGGGGCCATGTACCGGGCTGTGACGCTGTACTGCATGGAAGCCGGCATCGACCTCGAGGACGCTGCGGCAGTCGAAGCCGCCGCTCGTGCCGCGGACATTGAGCTCAGCACGTCCCCGGACGCCGAGTTTGTCCGCGTCAGCGGCCGTGACGTCACTGACGCCATCCGTGAACCGATCGTCTCCTCCTCGGTCAGCGCGGTGGCCACCACCCTGGGTGCGCGCGCTGAGCTGGTCCGCCGCCAGCAGCAGCTGATCAAGGACTCGGGGCTGCGCATCGTCGCCGAAGGCCGGGACATCACCACCGTCGTCGCGCCCCTTGCGGAAGTGCGGATCCTGCTCACCGCGTCCGAGGAAGCCCGCCTGCGCCGGCGCGGCGTCCAGCTGGGCGGAACCCAGAGCGCCGCGCAGCTCAAGGAACAGGTGATCACCCGCGACGCCAAGGACTCCACCGTGGTCAATTTCCAGCAGGCGGCCGACGGCGTGGTCACCATCGATTCCTCGGATCTGGACTTTGAAGAGACTGTCCAGGCGGTGCTGGACGTGGTGTACGCCAGTACCCACTAG
- the der gene encoding ribosome biogenesis GTPase Der codes for MTNSSYSGAAGDETGQVEYVPAGEDQVNERLASMDDAETELRAETLRAGLSDYELDEEDAALLAGGFEEYDEDAPLRQDPVVAIVGRPNVGKSTLVNRILGRREAVVEDTPGVTRDRVSYPATWNGVNFTLVDTGGWEHDARGIHARVAGQAEVAVDVADAVLLVVDATVGITATDEAVVRMLRGKGKPVVVVANKVDDIQNEADAAQLWGLGFGEPYPVSALHGRGTADMLDAMMEVLPEYSAYGGLDKSGGPRRIALIGRPNVGKSSLLNKLAGSERVVVDDTAGTTRDPVDELIELGGRTWRFVDTAGIRRRQHMAQGADFYASLRTQSALEKAEVAVVLLAVDEVLSEQDVRILQLAIESGRALVLAFNKWDLLDDERRRYLQIEIERDLAHVEWAPHVNISAMTGWHKDKLVPALDKALESWDKRIPTGKLNAFLGELVAAHPHPVRGGKQPRILFGTQASSRPPKFVLFTTGFLDPGYRRFITRRLRETFGFEGTPIEVNMRVREKRGKNR; via the coding sequence ATGACGAACTCCTCATACTCCGGCGCTGCCGGCGACGAGACTGGCCAGGTCGAATACGTTCCGGCCGGAGAGGACCAGGTAAACGAACGCCTGGCCAGCATGGACGATGCCGAGACCGAGCTGCGTGCCGAAACGCTGCGCGCCGGCCTGTCCGACTACGAACTTGACGAAGAAGACGCCGCGCTGCTCGCCGGCGGCTTCGAAGAATACGACGAAGACGCCCCGCTGCGCCAGGATCCCGTCGTCGCCATTGTGGGCCGCCCCAACGTGGGCAAGTCCACGCTGGTGAACCGCATCCTGGGCCGCCGCGAAGCCGTCGTCGAAGATACCCCCGGTGTGACCCGTGACCGCGTGTCCTACCCGGCCACCTGGAACGGTGTTAACTTCACCCTCGTGGACACCGGCGGCTGGGAGCACGACGCCCGCGGCATCCATGCCCGTGTGGCCGGGCAGGCCGAGGTCGCTGTCGACGTCGCCGACGCCGTACTGCTGGTGGTTGATGCAACAGTGGGCATCACCGCGACCGACGAAGCCGTGGTGCGCATGCTCCGCGGCAAGGGCAAGCCCGTCGTCGTCGTGGCCAACAAGGTGGATGACATCCAGAATGAAGCCGACGCAGCGCAGCTGTGGGGCCTTGGCTTCGGTGAGCCGTACCCCGTGTCGGCCCTGCACGGCCGCGGTACCGCGGACATGCTGGACGCCATGATGGAGGTCCTGCCGGAATACTCGGCATACGGCGGACTGGACAAGTCCGGCGGCCCCCGCCGCATCGCCCTGATCGGCCGCCCGAACGTGGGCAAGTCCTCGCTGCTGAACAAGCTGGCCGGCAGCGAGCGTGTGGTGGTCGATGACACGGCCGGCACCACCCGCGACCCGGTCGATGAGCTCATTGAGCTCGGCGGGCGCACCTGGCGCTTTGTGGACACCGCAGGTATCCGCCGCCGCCAGCACATGGCACAGGGTGCTGACTTCTACGCTTCCCTGCGTACCCAGTCCGCGCTGGAAAAGGCCGAGGTTGCCGTCGTGCTCCTGGCAGTGGACGAAGTCCTCAGCGAACAGGATGTGCGCATCCTGCAGCTGGCCATCGAGTCCGGCCGTGCCCTGGTGCTGGCCTTCAACAAGTGGGACCTGCTGGACGACGAACGCCGCCGCTACCTGCAGATCGAGATCGAGCGCGACCTGGCCCACGTGGAGTGGGCTCCGCACGTGAACATCTCGGCCATGACCGGCTGGCACAAGGACAAGCTCGTCCCCGCTCTGGACAAGGCCCTGGAGAGCTGGGACAAGCGCATCCCCACCGGCAAGCTCAACGCCTTCCTTGGCGAGCTGGTAGCAGCGCATCCGCACCCGGTGCGCGGCGGCAAGCAGCCCCGCATTCTCTTTGGCACGCAGGCTTCTTCGCGCCCGCCCAAGTTTGTGCTCTTCACCACCGGATTCCTGGATCCGGGCTACCGCCGCTTCATCACCCGCCGCCTGCGGGAAACGTTCGGTTTTGAGGGCACTCCCATCGAAGTCAACATGCGCGTGCGTGAAAAGCGCGGCAAGAACCGCTAG
- a CDS encoding small multidrug efflux protein produces MNPIQELVINFQELAAQVPEFLRPFIVMLAGAVPFIEGEVASLIGVVGGLNPIVAGSAAAAGNFLSVLLVVLFASRTRTAVVKHNRGRAAARSAALVPGPGGYGGSPMLEETPPAKPVSKGRQRFMKWLVRFGVPGASILGPLAIPTQFTAAILIASGTARGWVLLWQAVAIVLWTTVATVSIWAALTYVVGV; encoded by the coding sequence ATGAACCCCATCCAGGAACTGGTCATCAACTTCCAGGAACTTGCCGCCCAAGTGCCCGAGTTCCTTCGGCCCTTCATCGTCATGCTCGCCGGGGCCGTTCCGTTCATCGAGGGCGAAGTAGCCTCCCTGATCGGCGTCGTCGGCGGCCTGAACCCCATCGTCGCCGGCAGCGCCGCCGCCGCCGGCAATTTCCTGAGCGTGCTCCTCGTGGTGCTCTTCGCCTCCCGGACCCGCACCGCCGTCGTAAAGCACAACCGGGGACGGGCAGCGGCCCGGAGCGCCGCTCTGGTCCCGGGGCCTGGCGGTTATGGCGGGAGTCCCATGTTGGAAGAGACTCCACCGGCCAAGCCCGTGTCCAAGGGCCGGCAGCGCTTCATGAAGTGGCTCGTCCGCTTCGGCGTCCCCGGCGCGAGCATCCTTGGACCCCTGGCGATCCCGACGCAGTTCACCGCCGCGATCCTCATCGCCAGCGGAACCGCTAGAGGCTGGGTGCTGCTCTGGCAAGCGGTGGCGATCGTCCTCTGGACCACCGTCGCCACCGTGTCGATCTGGGCAGCCCTCACTTACGTCGTCGGGGTCTGA